The sequence GCCGTCCGGGCTGTTGAAATCCACGCCCTCTGTTGGCGGCATGTCCAGCTCGGCAAATAATTCATTATTGTGCTTTGTAAGCTGGCGGGTCGACCCGCCCTCAAAAGCAAACACCTCATTCGGGCGATCGGTCTGGCCGACCAGCATTACGACACGGCCTTTCGCCCAACTCCACGAACTGCCAACAAATGGCGGCGATGCCATTCGTTCGACGCCGCCGCCCGCAAGCCTGGCCGACGCCGGTATTACAGAACGATCGTCGATAACGAAAAAATTTATTCGCGAGCCGTCATCGCTGAACCTGATATCTCCGACACCGCGGTCGATGTCCTGGACGGCCTTTAGCCGGTAAGGAGCCTCGGTGCCATCCGACCGCACAAGAGCGAGATGTGGCGTTTGGTAGGCGTCATAACGGATCTCATCACTCTCAAGATAAGCAAGCCACCGGCCATCCGGGCTCCATTCGAGCGTCCCGCCTCTAACCCGGTTCGCTTCCGGGCTTACGGCCTTCTCGGCCGAACCTGGCTTCGCATCCGCAACAAAGATCTGCTGGGCCGGATCGCGGTCGGGATCGGCTTTGCGGTTGCTGAGAAATGCGATCTTGGCCCCGTCAGGTGACCACCTCGGAGCCGATTCATCCCATTTGCCTTTCGTCAGCCGTTCGAACTTTTTCGACTCGATATCAAAGATATTCACAAAACTTTTGCGGTTCGAAGTTAGGTAACCCTGGCCATCCTGTTTGAATTTGTAACGATCGATAACGATCGGCTTCGGCGGCTTTGTGGCGGATGGTGCGGCCTCCGGGGAGGGAGCATCGGGGTCCGGATCACGGATGACCATAACAAGCCGTTTGGAATCGGGCGACCATTCGTAACCCTGTATGCCGCCTTTTGTATCGGTAAGCTGCCTCGCTTCGCCGCCCGCGACATCGAGCAGCCATATCTGGCTTCCGCGATTCGGGCCCGGACGCGACGAGACGAACGAAAGGTACTTACCGTCAGGGCTCCAACGCGGCTGGCTCTCGCTGTCGGCCGTCGTGAAAGTGATCTGACGCTGCTTCTTGCCGTCGTAACTCACCATCCAAATATCCGAGCTCGAACGGTCGGCTTTGACGTCCGTGGATGAGACCACGTAAGCGACCCATTCGCCATCAGGCGAAAGCTGAGGATCCGAAACATTCTTTATCTTAAAAATGTCGTCGAGATTTATCGGCCGCTTTGAAGGTTGGGCCGAGGCGGTCAAAAACAGCGCGAAAATTGCAAGTAGCAAGGGCAGCGATCTACGAAGTGACATAGTTTTCTGGTTCATTTTTCAAACGGCCGCTTGAGGCGTTTGCGGGCCGTTTTATTTTCTTTTTGGATTTCGGTGAACACTCGCATTGTTTGCGTGTTTAACGCGAAAGTCAACCAACCGTGCGTTTTAGCGTTCAAAATAGTAGTTCGATGATCCCTGGCGCAATGTCCCGGATCATTTAGCGCGACAGCCAAAAATGAGAACATCATCCTTCACGGACACCTTTGGACGAACAAATCATCTGCGCAAATTGCACCCGGATCTTGTGCGTCCAAATGAAAGAAGCTGAAGCTACGGAAAGCTAGAGTGTTCTTAGGGACAAAGAAAAGAGCGGAGCCGCGAGGTTGCCGCTCTTTATTTCGCCCATTCCTTGCTTATTGCGACCTCAACGTCGATCGGCACCGCCTTCACATATTCTCGCCCGGCCGCCACCATTGTGTTCCTGAGTTTCCGAGAGATCTCATCCGCATCGGCCTCGTCGCACTCGAGAACGATCTCGTCGTGAACGATGTTGACCAATCTTCCGCTTGTTTCGCGCAGTTCTTCGTGGATCAAGCTCAAGGCTCGCTTGAGGATATCGGCGGAGGTGCCTTGGATCGGCATGTTCGTCGCAAAGCGCTTGGCCGAACCGGCTGCGGCTTTATCGTTTTCGTCGAACCGGATCTTTAACAGCCTACCCGAAGCCGTGCGGGCCAGCCGCGTCCGCAAAGCGCTGTCGCCGCTCTTCCGCAAATAGCCGTCCAAGTCGGGATAGGTCGCAAAATATCTGCGGAGAGTGCCTTCGGCCTCGGCTTGCGAAAGGCCGGTCATCGCGGCGAAGCGTGCTGCCCCCAGGCCATAAACAACACCAAAATTGAGACGCTTTGCGAACGATCGCTGGTCGGGCGAGACGTCTTCGGCTTTGACCTTGAAGACCTGAGCCGCCGCCGCGGCATGGAAATCGGCACCGTTCTCGAACGCTCCGATAAAGTTTTTGTCGCCGGAGAAATCGGCAAGTATTCGCAGCTCGATCTGCGAATAATCTGCTACTACTAGGGTTCGGCCATCACTAGCTCGGAAACAACGCCGGTATGCCGTCTCGTGAGGGATCTGCTGCAAATTCGGATTGGAACATGAGAAGCGGCCGGTCGGAGCACCGATCTGTCGGAAGTCCGAATGGACCCGGCCGGTCTTTGGATGAATGAACTCGAGATAATTTTCACCGAAGCTGGTTAGAGCTTTCTGCAGCGTTCGGTACTCAAGCAACTTCGCAACGACCGGAAACGCCTCGGCGAGCGGCTCAAGTTGGGACGCTCGCGTAGATTCGGGAACCGGCACCCCGAGATTTGTGAGCGCATCGTGCACCTGAGTCTGAGAATCCAGATTGATCTCAGACCGGCCGAAAAGTGAAACCTGCGATACTCCGGCCGCAAGCATCTCCTGCAGTTCGTCGGCGATCACATCGCGAACTGCCTTTGTGCGTGTGATGTTCTCTTTCCATCGGTCCTGATCAAGAAAAAAGCCTGTGAGCTCCATTTGAGCAACCGGCATCACAGCTTTGAATTCGAGTTCTGCCACGCGGGTCAGGTCATCGGCCTTCAACCGCTCGGTCATCTGGCTGTAAAGCGGAAGGAGGATCGCTGCGTCCCGAGCCGCATATTCTAACTGCACCTGCGACAGCTCGTTTGCCGACCAGTCGCTCACCTGCTGTGATTTATCTAATTCAGAGCCGACGAAGAATTGCACGACGTCCGCAAGCGAATGACGCCGCTCCGATTCGCCCGCGGCTATAAGTAGGCTGGCGAGATATGAGTCGAAAATGCCGCCTAATTCACATCCGAGGTGATGCCGGACCCACTTCGCGTCAAATTTCGAATTGTGAGCCACCTTCACAGGCGTCTCAGCCGCGATCAGGCTGCGGAGCGGTGCAAGGGCGGGATCTGATGAAGGATCACCTCCGAAGACGCGAAGGTCTATGATCACGGAACGTTTTCCTGTGCTGAACTGTACGAGCCGCAGCTCGCCCAAATACGGGTCAAGTGCAGTCGTCTCAGTATCAAATCCGAGAACAGGCTCCTTGGAAAGCTGCTCGCAGGCCGCCCGCAAGGAACTTTCGTCTTTGATCAGTTCGAAAAAGACTTCCATATTTTCCTACCGTTGCAAACCAATTCTATCCGCCGTCCCCGCATTTTCAAATCGTTCAAAGTATTCCTTTCCAATAGATTTACCAATTCGGCGTTTTCGTCTATACTTTTCCTCGTAGGTTCATTATTAGGGCATTGCCCGAATTAGATTGAACTGCAAAAGTTCTTATTTTGTGCCCAATTGCGGACACTCGAAAGGATCGAAAGTATCGGTAGAGCGCTTCCTCAAGGGGAAAGTCGCTCCCGGCCGCCGAAATTCGGATCTCGGCGTTTGAACGAGTTTCTCAGTGAAAGATCACACCATTTGCTTCGGCCTGCTGAACAAGCAGGTCAACAGCAAGACCCCGGTCTATTCTCATCCCTTTGCCTTGGCGAAGGTTCTTACCGACTCATTCAACACAACCAACCCTACTTTCGTCCTTTGTCCGATCTCCGCAACCGGCCGACCACAAAGGAAAATCTATGGCTAAAGAGATGATAATTAGCGTCAACGGACGCGAACGGAAGATCGCCATTATCGAGAATGGCAGAGTCTCCGAGTACTACATCGAACGCGGTGAAGAGAATTCCGGAATTGCCGGAAACATTTATAAAGGCCGTGTTCAACGGGTCCTACCTGGGATGCAGTCGGCATTCGTTGCTATCGGGCTTGAGCGCGATGCGTTCCTGTACGTCTCTGATTTCTTTGACGAAGAAGAAGAGATCGAACGCATCGTAATGGAGAAATCGAAGAAGAGTTCGCAGGATGACGCGAAGCGTGAAGCAAACGACCGTATCGAGCGGGCAAGGGCGGAACGCGAGAAGCAGATGGAATCGGCACAGGAGATCGCGGAGCCTCTCGGGGAACTGGTCGAGGACGAAGACGAAACGTCCGCGGATGTGCCGGAACAACGAAAAGGACGCGGAAGACGCGATCAGAAAGAGCGGGTCGACAAGCCTACCAAGGCTAAAGAAAGCGATGACGGTGATGATCGCGATGACCGCGACGAATCCGAAGACGAAGATCTCGGTTATGTTGATGCGTCCGAGGTCGAGTTTGAACTCGACGACACCGGTTTCGAACGCATAGTCGACGAGGATGCCGACACCGGCGAGATGTTCAAGGACGCTTATATGCAGGAGGCGATCGTGGATCGCGTTCGTGCGATCGAGTTTGATATGGAAGCGACCGATGAAGCTGAGGTTGGATCGTTGCTCGACGACCTTACGACAGATGCTCCCGGGTTCGAACGAATTGCCGACGAGGACGAAGCTCCGGCCGCAGAAGCGAAACCGGCCTCACGTTCGCGGTCAAGAAAAGGAACCAAAAAGGCGGCCGCATCTGAAAATGACGGGCCGGCTGCGGAAGCGAAGACCGAAGAAAAACCCAAGAAGAGCACCTCTCGAACTGCAAAGGCATCCAAGTCAAAG comes from Acidobacteriota bacterium and encodes:
- a CDS encoding prolyl oligopeptidase family serine peptidase — its product is MNQKTMSLRRSLPLLLAIFALFLTASAQPSKRPINLDDIFKIKNVSDPQLSPDGEWVAYVVSSTDVKADRSSSDIWMVSYDGKKQRQITFTTADSESQPRWSPDGKYLSFVSSRPGPNRGSQIWLLDVAGGEARQLTDTKGGIQGYEWSPDSKRLVMVIRDPDPDAPSPEAAPSATKPPKPIVIDRYKFKQDGQGYLTSNRKSFVNIFDIESKKFERLTKGKWDESAPRWSPDGAKIAFLSNRKADPDRDPAQQIFVADAKPGSAEKAVSPEANRVRGGTLEWSPDGRWLAYLESDEIRYDAYQTPHLALVRSDGTEAPYRLKAVQDIDRGVGDIRFSDDGSRINFFVIDDRSVIPASARLAGGGVERMASPPFVGSSWSWAKGRVVMLVGQTDRPNEVFAFEGGSTRQLTKHNNELFAELDMPPTEGVDFNSPDGTRVGALLTYPVGYRRGTKVPFLLRIHGGPNAQDQYNFSPERHFFAANGYAVMAVNYRGSSGRGKAFSRAIAADWGNYEVVDLLAGVDHAIKIGVADPDKLGLGGWSYGGILTNYLIASDTRFKAGTSGAGTAFTVSYYGADQYIIQYDNEIGPPWEPRSWETYQKLGYPLLKANKIKTPTLYLGGERDFNVPISGSEQMYQALRSLGVDTQLIIYPNENHGIQRPSYVRDRYERYLAWYDKYVRNLPVEPKPMMAKWQGTWKGQLKVLPAKPDAPATEVTMEIGPYPTADGQCTMWKTTYMEGSTIKSLKDYKLCRGTGVDDLYIDEGGGVRLAGRVIGDAFVVTFKNDATVMVYTLKLRGEVLEHEILIVDDKPAVKGIVPMMPKGIQRIELRRVP